A single window of Usitatibacter rugosus DNA harbors:
- the mfd gene encoding transcription-repair coupling factor yields the protein MTAQHPPVAATGSSDALHLARLARERRPLLVLAASALDAERLRAEIAWFDPHLRVHRLPDWEILPYDQFSPHPDLVSERLATLWQLAAGAFDVAIAPVTTALQRLAPKAYLAGRTFDLKQKEKLDLNALRDQLVTAGYAHVQQVMSPGEFCIRGGLIDLFPAGSAIPYRIDLLGDEIETIRTFDVDTQRSIYPVPSIRMLPAREFPLDETGRAKFRDAFRERFERDPTRSRIYKDVSSGLAPAGVEGYLPLFFEATATIFDYVPDDTAFVLHGPVSQAGEAFWKDLKSRYELLRGDADRPLLEPRELYLPVEDLFVGLAEFDRYDVKAALGDEAAQQGLPRLDVDRRSVEPLRALKAYVDGFDGRVLIVAEGPGRRETLSQFFGEHDFHPALVDDWDRFRHSAHPLALTYGPVAAGFQVPGENIAILTEAELYPGQVRQARRRDARARSSAEGMVRDLAEVKAGDPVVHSQHGIGRYHGLVTMDLGEGPTEFLHLEYEGGDKLYVPVSQLHVISRYTGAAPDQAPLHRLGSGQWDKAKRRAAKQVRDTAAELLDLYAKRAARQGYAFPLSAKDFEAFSAGFEFEETPDQAAAIEATVKDMTSGKPMDRLVCGDVGFGKTEVAMRAAFVAVAAGKQVAILVPTTLLAEQHFGNFSDRFSQFPVKIAELSRFRNAKEIDAAVAGLASGGIDIAIGTHKLIQSDVVFKNLGLVIIDEEHRFGVRQKEQLKKLRSEVDVLTLTATPIPRTLAMSLEGLRDFSVIATAPQRRLAIKTFVNRYSKGIVREAVLRELKRGGQAYYLHNEVSTIENARADLEELLPEARISVAHGQMRERDLEGVMRDFYHQRSNVLLCSTIIETGIDVPTANTILINRADRMGLAQLHQLRGRVGRSHHQAYAYLLTPPEEALNANAKKRLEAIQMMEDLGAGFYLAMHDLEIRGAGEVLGDSQSGGIHDVGFALYTEMLDTAVKSLKAGKEPDLSQPLNVATEVNLHTPALLPEVYCPDVHERLVLYKRLANCNSDEDLGRLTEELVDRFGPLPDPTRTLLEAHRLRVQGAPLGVTKIDAAPSGIVVQFMAEPPIDARKVLKLVQSDRTYKLPGPDRVRIDMKHDDLKARAGEVRQFLKKLA from the coding sequence TTGACGGCGCAACACCCTCCCGTCGCCGCCACGGGAAGCTCTGACGCGCTCCACCTCGCGCGTCTCGCGCGTGAACGCCGTCCGCTGCTGGTCCTCGCCGCCTCCGCCCTCGACGCCGAGCGCCTGCGCGCGGAGATCGCGTGGTTCGATCCCCACCTGCGCGTGCACCGCCTGCCGGACTGGGAGATCCTTCCCTACGACCAGTTCTCGCCGCACCCCGATCTCGTCTCCGAGCGCCTTGCGACGCTTTGGCAACTGGCCGCAGGGGCGTTCGACGTAGCCATCGCGCCGGTGACCACCGCGCTGCAGCGCCTGGCGCCCAAGGCCTACCTCGCGGGCCGCACCTTCGACCTGAAGCAGAAGGAGAAGCTCGACCTCAACGCGCTGCGCGACCAGCTCGTCACCGCCGGCTACGCGCACGTGCAGCAGGTGATGTCCCCGGGAGAGTTCTGCATCCGCGGCGGGTTGATCGACCTCTTCCCCGCGGGCAGCGCGATTCCTTACCGCATCGACCTCCTCGGCGACGAGATCGAGACCATCCGCACTTTCGATGTGGACACGCAGCGATCGATCTACCCGGTGCCTTCGATCCGCATGCTGCCCGCGCGCGAGTTCCCGCTCGACGAGACCGGCCGCGCGAAATTCCGTGACGCGTTCCGCGAGCGCTTCGAGCGCGACCCGACGCGATCGCGCATCTACAAGGATGTCTCGAGCGGCCTGGCACCCGCCGGCGTGGAAGGCTACCTGCCGCTCTTCTTCGAGGCGACCGCGACGATCTTCGACTACGTCCCCGACGACACGGCCTTCGTGCTGCACGGCCCGGTGTCGCAGGCGGGCGAGGCCTTCTGGAAGGATCTCAAGTCGCGCTACGAGCTCCTGCGCGGCGATGCGGACCGTCCCCTGCTCGAGCCGCGCGAGCTCTACCTCCCGGTCGAGGACCTTTTCGTGGGCCTCGCGGAGTTCGATCGCTACGACGTGAAGGCCGCGCTGGGCGACGAGGCCGCGCAGCAAGGTCTTCCGCGCCTCGACGTCGACCGCCGCTCGGTCGAACCGCTGCGGGCCTTGAAAGCCTACGTGGATGGTTTCGACGGACGCGTGCTCATCGTCGCCGAAGGCCCCGGCCGGCGCGAGACGCTGTCGCAGTTCTTCGGCGAGCACGATTTCCATCCGGCGCTGGTCGACGACTGGGACCGCTTCCGCCATTCCGCCCACCCCCTCGCACTCACCTATGGCCCGGTTGCCGCGGGCTTCCAGGTTCCGGGGGAGAACATCGCGATCCTCACCGAGGCCGAGCTCTATCCCGGCCAGGTGCGCCAGGCGCGAAGGCGCGATGCGCGCGCGCGTTCGAGCGCCGAGGGGATGGTGCGCGATCTCGCCGAGGTGAAGGCGGGAGACCCCGTCGTCCACAGCCAGCACGGCATCGGCCGCTATCACGGCCTGGTCACGATGGACCTCGGCGAAGGGCCTACCGAGTTCCTGCACCTCGAATACGAAGGCGGCGACAAGCTCTACGTGCCGGTGTCGCAGTTGCACGTGATCAGCCGCTACACCGGCGCCGCACCGGACCAGGCGCCGCTGCATCGCCTCGGCAGCGGCCAGTGGGACAAGGCCAAGCGGCGCGCCGCGAAGCAGGTGCGTGACACGGCGGCGGAGCTGCTCGACCTCTACGCCAAGAGGGCTGCGCGCCAGGGCTATGCCTTCCCGCTCTCGGCGAAGGACTTCGAGGCGTTCTCGGCGGGCTTCGAGTTCGAGGAGACGCCCGACCAGGCCGCGGCCATCGAGGCCACGGTGAAGGACATGACGAGCGGCAAGCCGATGGACCGGCTCGTGTGCGGCGACGTGGGCTTCGGCAAGACCGAGGTCGCGATGCGCGCGGCGTTCGTCGCGGTCGCTGCCGGAAAGCAGGTTGCCATCCTCGTGCCCACGACGCTCCTGGCCGAGCAGCACTTCGGCAACTTCAGCGACCGCTTCTCGCAGTTCCCGGTGAAGATCGCCGAGCTCTCGCGCTTCCGCAACGCGAAGGAGATCGACGCGGCGGTGGCGGGGCTTGCCAGCGGCGGCATCGACATCGCGATCGGCACGCACAAGCTGATCCAGAGCGACGTCGTGTTCAAGAACCTGGGGCTCGTGATCATCGACGAGGAGCATCGCTTCGGCGTGCGCCAGAAGGAGCAGCTGAAGAAGCTGCGCTCCGAGGTCGACGTGCTGACGCTCACCGCCACTCCCATCCCGCGCACGCTCGCGATGTCGCTGGAAGGGCTGCGCGATTTCTCCGTGATCGCCACCGCGCCCCAGCGCCGCCTGGCGATCAAGACGTTCGTGAACCGCTACTCGAAGGGCATCGTGCGCGAAGCGGTGCTGCGGGAGCTGAAGCGCGGCGGCCAGGCCTATTACCTGCACAACGAGGTCTCGACGATCGAGAATGCGAGGGCCGATCTCGAGGAGTTGCTGCCCGAGGCGCGCATCTCGGTGGCGCACGGCCAGATGCGCGAGCGCGACCTCGAAGGCGTGATGCGCGACTTCTACCACCAGCGCAGCAACGTGCTGCTGTGCTCGACCATCATCGAGACCGGCATCGACGTGCCCACGGCGAACACGATCCTCATCAACCGTGCCGATCGCATGGGCCTGGCGCAGCTCCACCAGCTGCGGGGCCGCGTCGGCCGCTCGCACCACCAGGCGTATGCCTACCTGCTCACGCCGCCCGAGGAAGCGCTGAACGCCAACGCGAAGAAGCGCTTGGAGGCGATCCAGATGATGGAAGACCTCGGCGCCGGCTTCTACCTCGCGATGCACGACCTCGAGATCCGCGGGGCCGGCGAGGTGCTGGGCGATTCGCAGTCGGGCGGCATCCACGACGTCGGCTTCGCGCTCTACACCGAGATGCTCGATACCGCGGTGAAGTCGCTCAAGGCCGGCAAGGAGCCCGACCTCTCGCAGCCGCTCAACGTGGCTACCGAGGTGAACCTGCACACGCCCGCGTTGCTCCCGGAGGTGTATTGCCCGGATGTCCACGAGCGCCTCGTGCTCTACAAGCGTCTCGCCAACTGCAACAGCGACGAGGACCTCGGCCGCCTCACCGAGGAGCTGGTCGACCGCTTCGGCCCGCTGCCGGATCCGACCCGCACGCTCCTCGAGGCGCATCGGCTGCGCGTCCAGGGCGCTCCCCTCGGCGTGACCAAGATCGACGCCGCCCCCTCCGGCATCGTGGTGCAGTTCATGGCCGAGCCTCCGATCGATGCGCGCAAGGTCCTCAAGCTCGTGCAGTCGGACCGCACGTACAAGCTTCCGGGTCCGGACCGCGTGCGCATCGACATGAAGCACGACGACCTCAAGGCCCGCGCCGGCGAGGTCCGCCAGTTCCTGAAGAAGCTCGCATGA